The DNA segment GTTCAGGGTCGAAGCCTTGGTAAGGGCGCTGCTTGAGCAAAATAACTGCAAATTGCACATTGACCTGATCACCACGCAACCGAATCGCTATCACTCCTACAAAGCGCCGGCTGAAAGCACTCAAGGCTTCTCGCGACTGTCGATCACGCGCATTGACTTGCCGCCCCATAAAAATGGCGTCGTTGACCAGGCCAAGGCATTCCTCTCCTACGCCTTGGGGGCCCGTAAAGCCGCTCGTGGTAAAGACTACGATTTGGTGGTGGCGTCCTCTTCAAGATTGATGACTGCTGCCTTGGGCGCGTCGATTTCGTTCCAGAGCAAAACGCCGCTATACCTCGATATACGCGACATCTTCGTAGAGACGCTACCAGAGCTGTATCCCGGTATGGTCGGCCGGACCATGACGTATTTCTTTTCGTGGGTGGAACGCCTGACCATTCGCCAGGCAACTCAGGTCAACCTGATTTCGCCGGGTTTTCTGGGGTACTTCAACGAACGCTACCCCCACAGGTGTTTTTCCACCCATACCAATGGTGTGGATGACCTTTTCCTGCAACCGTTGACCAATCTGGAAAAACTACGCGCGCCCTCGACCGAGCTGAAAATCGTGTACGCGGGCAATATCGGCGCTGGCCAGGGGCTGGATAGAATCATTCCGGCGATGGCTGAACAGCTTGAAGGTCTCGCGCAGTTCTACATCATTGGTGACGGTGGAGCTGCCGATAAGCTTCGGCAAGCGCTGGCCAGTAAAAACATCTCCAATGTGAAACTGATAGCGCCGACCAAACGCTCAAACCTGATCGATCATT comes from the Pseudomonas shahriarae genome and includes:
- a CDS encoding glycosyltransferase family 4 protein, with product MTVRILLLSFYYPPDLAAGSFRVEALVRALLEQNNCKLHIDLITTQPNRYHSYKAPAESTQGFSRLSITRIDLPPHKNGVVDQAKAFLSYALGARKAARGKDYDLVVASSSRLMTAALGASISFQSKTPLYLDIRDIFVETLPELYPGMVGRTMTYFFSWVERLTIRQATQVNLISPGFLGYFNERYPHRCFSTHTNGVDDLFLQPLTNLEKLRAPSTELKIVYAGNIGAGQGLDRIIPAMAEQLEGLAQFYIIGDGGAADKLRQALASKNISNVKLIAPTKRSNLIDHYREADILFLHLNTFKSFRRVLPSKLFEYAATGKPILAGLGGYARQFTKSKIANATVFEPGDLNGAMEALNRLELTSINRSVFVEDYSRVAIQQRMALDVLGTPELSNGPSTRYLRLKRWIFIQIDWIGAGSRYPVVAEVLTASFLG